One stretch of Pseudomonas sp. NC02 DNA includes these proteins:
- a CDS encoding cytochrome b: MPWKNSDTRYSTMSIALHWLMVVLLAVVYACIELRGQFPKGSGARTLIVEMHFMFGLTVFVLVWLRLFARSLGVAPKIVPAPPQWQTLLATLMHMALYALMIGMPIAGWLIVSAEGHSVMFYGIELPPLIAENKALAKEIENWHVLFGKIGYWLIGLHALAGLAHHYVLRDNTALRMMPGKRGSIR; encoded by the coding sequence ATGCCCTGGAAAAATTCCGATACGCGTTACAGCACCATGTCGATTGCGTTGCACTGGCTGATGGTGGTGCTGCTGGCGGTGGTCTACGCCTGCATTGAGTTACGCGGGCAGTTTCCCAAAGGCAGCGGCGCACGTACGTTGATCGTGGAAATGCACTTCATGTTCGGCCTGACGGTGTTTGTGCTGGTATGGCTACGGTTGTTCGCCCGCAGCCTGGGCGTGGCACCGAAGATCGTCCCTGCCCCGCCGCAATGGCAAACCCTCCTCGCCACCCTGATGCACATGGCGCTGTACGCCTTGATGATCGGCATGCCCATCGCCGGCTGGCTGATCGTCAGCGCCGAGGGGCATTCGGTGATGTTCTACGGCATCGAGTTGCCGCCGCTGATTGCCGAGAACAAAGCGTTGGCCAAGGAAATTGAAAACTGGCACGTGCTGTTCGGCAAGATCGGCTACTGGCTGATCGGGCTGCATGCGTTGGCCGGATTGGCCCATCACTATGTGCTGCGAGACAACACTGCGTTGAGGATGATGCCCGGCAAGAGAGGGAGCATTCGGTAA
- the hutH gene encoding histidine ammonia-lyase: MKTLPEQITHVVLGDREPSIEEFVAIARYSATVSFADSYKNRVKKSRGLIERFLDENRLVYGVTTGFGDNVRHVISPENAKELQVNIVRSHAVSVGEPLVREQVRAIQLMVLISLGKGYSGVRLELLELIAGLLNHDVVPFAPGEGSVGYLAVEGHLALVLLGEGRASVKGGALVDGATALQQVGLQPTDLQCKEGLAMLNGTTSVTAIATLALYNAMQAADLADVAAAMSLEALKGTIRAFDPRYHSIKAHPAQAATAANIKAILHDSQLIADNIDYRLQDVYSLRAIPQVHGASRQFINYARETIEREINSSGDNPVIFPLDDGDGIAISGANFDGTYIGIAADTLCVALTNLAKISERRTDRMINSHFSEMPAFLVRNPGLNSGYMIVQYTAAGLYAEMKTLSMPSSIDSVSTCGNQEDPVSLAYNAVIKAYKVSQKLQSVVAIEVLVACQALDFHDVNKASTATKAVYDLVRSEVPVADNDRAFYADMASVIDQVRSGKINDLVAHHLN; encoded by the coding sequence ATGAAAACCCTGCCTGAACAAATTACCCATGTCGTGTTAGGCGACAGAGAACCCAGCATCGAAGAGTTCGTGGCGATCGCCCGCTATTCGGCCACTGTTTCGTTTGCCGACAGTTACAAGAACCGGGTTAAAAAGTCCCGTGGGTTGATCGAGCGATTCCTCGATGAAAACCGTTTGGTGTACGGCGTGACCACCGGTTTTGGCGACAACGTGCGGCATGTGATCTCGCCGGAAAACGCCAAGGAACTGCAAGTCAACATCGTGCGTTCCCACGCTGTTTCCGTCGGCGAACCGCTGGTGCGTGAACAGGTGCGGGCGATCCAGTTGATGGTGTTGATCAGCCTGGGCAAAGGCTACTCCGGGGTGCGCCTGGAACTGCTGGAACTGATCGCCGGCCTGCTCAACCACGACGTGGTGCCCTTTGCGCCGGGCGAAGGCTCGGTGGGTTACCTCGCGGTAGAAGGCCACCTGGCCCTGGTGCTGCTCGGCGAAGGCCGCGCCAGCGTCAAGGGCGGTGCACTGGTGGATGGCGCAACCGCCCTGCAACAGGTCGGCCTGCAACCGACCGACCTGCAGTGCAAGGAAGGCCTGGCGATGTTGAACGGCACCACGTCGGTGACCGCCATCGCTACGCTGGCGCTGTACAACGCGATGCAGGCTGCCGACCTGGCGGACGTGGCGGCGGCCATGTCGCTGGAGGCGCTCAAGGGCACCATCCGCGCGTTCGACCCGCGCTACCACTCGATCAAGGCTCACCCCGCACAGGCCGCAACCGCCGCCAATATCAAGGCTATTCTGCACGACAGCCAGCTCATCGCAGACAACATCGATTACCGCCTGCAGGACGTCTACAGCCTGCGTGCCATCCCCCAAGTGCATGGTGCTTCCCGGCAGTTCATCAACTACGCGCGGGAAACCATCGAGCGCGAAATCAATTCTTCGGGCGACAACCCGGTGATTTTCCCGCTGGACGACGGTGACGGTATCGCGATTTCCGGCGCCAACTTCGACGGCACCTACATCGGGATTGCAGCCGACACACTGTGTGTGGCGCTGACCAACCTGGCGAAAATTTCCGAGCGCCGGACCGACCGCATGATCAACTCGCACTTCAGCGAAATGCCGGCCTTCCTGGTGCGCAACCCGGGCCTGAACAGCGGCTACATGATCGTCCAGTACACCGCCGCCGGGCTGTACGCCGAAATGAAAACCCTGTCGATGCCATCGTCGATCGACAGCGTCTCTACCTGCGGCAACCAGGAAGACCCGGTCAGCCTGGCCTACAACGCGGTGATCAAGGCCTACAAAGTCTCGCAAAAACTCCAGTCGGTGGTGGCCATCGAAGTGCTGGTCGCGTGCCAGGCCCTGGATTTCCACGATGTGAACAAGGCATCGACCGCGACCAAGGCGGTCTATGACCTGGTGCGCAGTGAAGTGCCGGTGGCGGATAACGACCGCGCGTTTTACGCTGACATGGCCAGTGTGATTGACCAGGTGCGCAGCGGGAAAATCAACGACCTGGTGGCCCATCACCTGAACTGA
- a CDS encoding LysR substrate-binding domain-containing protein produces MSRLPPLRALQVFEVVGHCAGMSQAAIRLGISVGAVSQQMKLLEDALGMKLTLKDGQRLRLNSVGERLHARCTAAFEELRLAVAEAERAKNPNNLYISCLPSLMTKWLSPLIDEWGQDETDLDIYLDSTLDDASGEESADFRIGYGEHPEHAGHSVPLFRDCVVPTCSPQLLERVACARDLLDYRLIGIDSRPKFDSPPSWTQWFSELEGQTGQPIVIRRNYSSSITAIQAAIDRQGIVLAQFSMIAGDLRAGRLVIPWRFAVPLAAPYYLSWHPNTLHKQQCRGFQRWMIGQGQKQEKITAAMLSAAHFDH; encoded by the coding sequence ATGAGCCGTTTACCGCCGTTGCGCGCGTTGCAAGTGTTTGAAGTGGTGGGCCACTGCGCCGGTATGTCCCAGGCGGCGATTCGCCTGGGGATCTCGGTGGGCGCTGTCAGCCAGCAAATGAAACTGCTCGAAGATGCCCTGGGCATGAAGCTGACGCTCAAGGACGGCCAGCGCCTGCGCTTGAACAGCGTCGGCGAACGCCTGCACGCCCGCTGCACCGCGGCGTTCGAAGAACTCAGGCTGGCGGTGGCCGAGGCCGAGCGGGCGAAGAATCCCAACAACCTGTATATCAGTTGCCTGCCTTCGCTGATGACCAAATGGCTGTCGCCGCTGATCGACGAGTGGGGGCAGGACGAAACCGACCTGGACATCTACCTCGACAGCACCCTCGATGATGCATCGGGGGAGGAAAGTGCCGACTTTCGCATCGGTTATGGCGAGCACCCCGAGCATGCCGGGCATAGCGTGCCGCTGTTCCGCGATTGTGTGGTGCCCACTTGTTCACCGCAGTTGCTGGAACGGGTTGCGTGCGCGCGGGACTTGCTCGATTACCGCCTGATCGGCATCGACTCGCGGCCCAAATTCGATTCGCCGCCTTCGTGGACCCAATGGTTCAGCGAGCTGGAAGGGCAAACCGGCCAGCCCATCGTGATCCGCCGCAATTACTCATCATCGATTACCGCGATCCAGGCGGCCATCGACCGGCAAGGCATCGTGCTGGCGCAGTTCTCAATGATCGCCGGGGACCTGCGCGCCGGTCGGCTGGTGATTCCCTGGCGGTTCGCCGTGCCGCTGGCGGCGCCGTACTACCTGAGTTGGCACCCCAATACCCTGCACAAACAGCAGTGCCGTGGGTTTCAACGCTGGATGATTGGGCAGGGGCAGAAACAGGAGAAAATTACCGCTGCCATGCTTTCTGCTGCGCACTTTGATCATTAA
- a CDS encoding transporter substrate-binding domain-containing protein, translated as MNIATEGAYEPWNLTLPGGKISGFEPELMDYLCAKMKLQCKITVQNWDGMIASLNAGKFDVLMDAIVITDDRKQVMDFSIPYAQTPANFVAQDAALLPGKTGAANAITLSADPKAIHDAIEPLRQALKGKTIGIASGIIYTKFIDENFKDVATIREYNTSADAILDLQSGRIDAIFDDVTFLDSIMSKPENKGLAYTGPQIKGPIWGDGEGLGFRKSDPELKAKFDAALKEAIADGTVKKLSEKWFKVDLTPKS; from the coding sequence GTGAACATCGCGACCGAGGGCGCGTACGAGCCCTGGAACCTGACATTGCCAGGCGGGAAGATCAGTGGTTTCGAGCCTGAGCTGATGGACTACCTGTGCGCCAAGATGAAGCTGCAGTGCAAGATCACCGTGCAGAACTGGGATGGAATGATTGCCAGTCTCAACGCAGGGAAGTTTGATGTGTTGATGGATGCGATCGTTATCACTGACGACCGTAAGCAGGTCATGGATTTTTCGATTCCCTACGCGCAGACGCCGGCCAACTTTGTCGCGCAGGATGCGGCGTTGCTGCCGGGTAAAACCGGGGCGGCGAATGCGATTACGCTGAGTGCTGATCCGAAGGCGATTCACGATGCGATCGAGCCGTTGCGTCAGGCGCTGAAGGGTAAAACCATCGGGATCGCTTCAGGCATCATTTACACCAAGTTCATTGATGAGAACTTCAAGGACGTGGCGACGATTCGTGAGTACAACACGTCGGCCGATGCGATTCTTGATCTGCAATCGGGCCGTATTGACGCGATTTTTGATGACGTTACGTTCCTTGATTCGATCATGTCCAAGCCTGAGAACAAGGGGCTGGCGTATACCGGGCCGCAGATCAAAGGCCCTATCTGGGGTGATGGCGAGGGCCTGGGTTTTCGCAAGAGCGATCCGGAGTTGAAGGCCAAGTTTGATGCGGCGTTGAAAGAAGCGATTGCTGATGGGACTGTTAAGAAACTCAGCGAAAAATGGTTCAAGGTGGATTTGACGCCTAAGTCCTGA
- a CDS encoding ABC transporter ATP-binding protein — protein MSTQIQSALTVNNIHKAFGSAQVLKGISLEAHKGDVISILGASGSGKSTFLRCINLLEIPDEGSIVLDGETIELKRQRNGRLLPGSTRQVETMRSKLGMVFQSFNLWSHMTVLQNVIEGPMRVLKRSKAECVEEAEQLLHKVGLYDRRDYYPAHLSGGQQQRVAIARALAMNPQVMLFDEPTSALDPELVGEVLRVMRSLAEEGRTMLVVTHEMGFARHVSNRVVFMANGLIDAQGTPAELFEGLPTERFRQFVSSHTQRSAE, from the coding sequence ATGAGTACTCAGATTCAGAGCGCCCTTACGGTTAACAACATTCACAAGGCTTTCGGTTCGGCACAGGTTCTCAAGGGGATTTCGCTGGAGGCTCACAAAGGTGACGTGATTTCCATCCTCGGTGCCAGCGGTTCGGGCAAGAGCACTTTCCTGCGTTGTATCAACCTGCTGGAAATCCCGGACGAGGGCAGTATTGTGCTCGACGGCGAAACCATCGAGCTCAAGCGCCAGCGCAACGGTCGGTTGTTGCCTGGCAGCACGCGGCAGGTGGAGACCATGCGCAGCAAGCTGGGCATGGTGTTCCAGAGTTTTAACCTGTGGTCGCATATGACGGTTTTGCAAAATGTCATCGAGGGGCCGATGCGGGTGCTCAAGCGTTCGAAGGCCGAGTGTGTGGAGGAAGCTGAGCAACTGCTGCACAAGGTGGGGCTTTATGATCGCCGTGATTATTACCCGGCGCATTTGTCGGGTGGGCAGCAGCAGCGGGTGGCGATTGCCCGGGCGTTGGCGATGAACCCGCAAGTAATGTTGTTTGATGAGCCGACGTCGGCGCTGGACCCGGAGTTGGTGGGGGAGGTGTTGCGGGTGATGCGGTCGCTGGCCGAGGAAGGGCGGACCATGTTGGTGGTGACCCATGAGATGGGGTTTGCGCGGCATGTGTCCAATCGGGTGGTGTTTATGGCCAATGGGTTGATTGATGCCCAGGGCACGCCGGCGGAGTTGTTTGAGGGGTTGCCGACGGAGCGGTTTCGGCAGTTTGTATCGAGTCATACGCAGCGTAGTGCGGAGTAG
- a CDS encoding ABC transporter permease: MIDFAFLADTMLKLLGALPITLALFFSSLTLGLLLSLGVVSMRVSRWPFLSYPARFYIMLFRGTPLMIQMFLIYYGLGQFPAIRDSFLWVVLRSPYGCAVVSLALCTAGYTAEIIRGGLLSVPQGQIEAGQAVGMGRWTLLWRVIGPVTLRQALPAYSTEAILLVKSTALASLVTVWDVTGVAQQIIQRTYRTMEVFICAALIYLILNFLVVRVVAWIEHRLSPHLRERPKDLPVKQTPEPISHS; this comes from the coding sequence ATGATCGATTTCGCCTTTCTTGCCGACACCATGCTCAAGTTGCTGGGTGCCTTGCCCATCACCCTGGCCTTGTTTTTTTCGTCCCTGACCCTGGGGTTGCTGCTGTCGCTGGGCGTGGTGTCCATGCGCGTCAGCCGCTGGCCATTCCTCAGCTACCCGGCGCGTTTCTACATCATGCTGTTTCGCGGCACGCCGCTGATGATCCAGATGTTCCTGATCTATTACGGCCTGGGGCAGTTCCCGGCGATTCGCGACAGCTTCCTGTGGGTGGTGTTGAGGTCGCCTTATGGCTGCGCCGTGGTCTCCCTGGCGCTGTGCACCGCCGGTTACACCGCTGAAATCATTCGCGGTGGCCTGCTGAGCGTGCCTCAAGGGCAGATCGAAGCGGGGCAGGCGGTAGGCATGGGGCGTTGGACCCTGCTGTGGCGAGTGATCGGCCCCGTCACCTTGCGCCAGGCGCTTCCGGCCTATTCCACCGAGGCCATCTTGCTGGTCAAGTCCACCGCGCTGGCCAGCCTGGTCACCGTGTGGGACGTCACCGGCGTGGCGCAACAAATCATCCAGCGTACCTACCGCACCATGGAAGTGTTCATTTGTGCGGCGTTGATCTACCTGATCCTGAATTTCCTGGTGGTGCGTGTGGTGGCCTGGATTGAACATCGTCTGTCGCCCCATCTGCGTGAGCGGCCGAAAGACCTGCCGGTCAAGCAAACCCCCGAACCTATTTCTCATTCCTGA
- a CDS encoding 1-aminocyclopropane-1-carboxylate deaminase/D-cysteine desulfhydrase, whose translation MGPFDWLPHAPLEPLKLDWMGPVEVAVLRLDRIDPLISGNKWFKLTEHLAQGRAAGASGIISLGGAYSNHLHALAAAGKRFGFPTVGLLRGHPQDTPTVLDLKAFGMQLHWLGYGGYRARNEPDFWLPWREQYPHLHPVPEGGGGLAGALGCGVLVNQAQAQLNGLGWTDYHGWWLAAGTGTTLAGLVLAEAGAHPVYGALAVPDDHGVAQQVQALVQQGYELLEASRGGFAKVDPELLAFIDATEQACGLALEPLYTGKALLALKLQIEAGRFSPGTRLIFVHTGGLQGRRGFPVAPG comes from the coding sequence ATGGGTCCTTTCGACTGGCTCCCCCACGCGCCCCTTGAACCCCTGAAGCTGGACTGGATGGGGCCGGTGGAAGTCGCCGTGCTGCGCCTGGATCGCATCGACCCGCTGATCAGCGGCAACAAGTGGTTCAAGCTCACCGAGCACCTGGCGCAAGGCCGGGCGGCGGGCGCCAGCGGGATCATCAGCCTGGGCGGCGCTTACTCCAATCACCTGCATGCACTGGCGGCGGCCGGGAAACGCTTCGGCTTTCCTACCGTTGGCTTGCTGCGTGGCCATCCGCAAGACACTCCCACGGTGCTCGACCTCAAGGCCTTCGGCATGCAACTGCATTGGCTGGGGTATGGCGGCTATCGCGCGCGCAACGAGCCGGACTTCTGGCTGCCCTGGCGCGAGCAGTATCCGCACCTGCACCCGGTACCTGAAGGCGGCGGGGGCCTGGCGGGCGCGTTGGGTTGCGGAGTTTTGGTGAATCAGGCGCAGGCGCAATTAAACGGCCTGGGCTGGACGGACTATCACGGTTGGTGGCTGGCGGCAGGCACCGGTACTACATTGGCGGGATTGGTGCTGGCGGAGGCGGGCGCGCATCCGGTATATGGCGCCCTGGCGGTGCCCGACGACCACGGGGTGGCGCAACAGGTGCAGGCGCTTGTGCAGCAGGGTTATGAATTGCTGGAGGCCAGCCGGGGCGGCTTTGCCAAGGTTGATCCGGAGTTGCTGGCCTTTATCGACGCTACCGAGCAAGCCTGTGGCCTGGCGCTGGAGCCGCTGTATACCGGCAAAGCGTTATTGGCGTTGAAACTACAGATTGAAGCCGGGAGATTTTCCCCCGGCACCCGCCTGATCTTCGTCCACACCGGTGGCCTGCAGGGCCGCCGGGGTTTCCCTGTTGCACCCGGTTAA
- a CDS encoding ABC transporter permease: protein MSLMQMLSFGDTGWGMALLKAALMTVLLTLAALVVGALVGSLVAMAKLSKKRALRYLGDAYSILFRGIPELLVIYLFYFGGASVVTAVNHWFGGEGYVDVPPFMVGAIAVGLISASYQAEVYRGAFIAVAKGELEAALAIGMNRATRIRRVLIPQIWRYALPGLGNVWQMSLKDSALISVIGLVELMRASQVAAGSTRQYFTFYIVGGVCYLILTGLSGRLFNIAEARVQRTQRRNPAQS, encoded by the coding sequence ATGAGTCTCATGCAGATGCTCAGTTTTGGCGACACGGGTTGGGGGATGGCCTTGCTCAAGGCCGCCCTCATGACCGTGTTGTTGACCCTTGCGGCGCTGGTGGTCGGTGCGCTGGTCGGCAGCCTGGTGGCCATGGCCAAGCTTTCCAAAAAGCGTGCCTTGCGATACCTGGGGGATGCGTATTCCATCCTGTTCCGGGGGATTCCGGAGCTGTTGGTGATCTACCTGTTCTATTTCGGCGGTGCCAGTGTGGTGACGGCCGTCAATCACTGGTTTGGCGGTGAAGGCTATGTCGATGTCCCGCCGTTCATGGTGGGGGCCATCGCCGTCGGATTGATCTCGGCGTCGTATCAGGCTGAGGTCTATCGCGGTGCCTTTATCGCGGTGGCCAAGGGTGAGCTTGAGGCAGCACTGGCGATCGGCATGAACCGCGCAACGCGGATTCGCCGGGTGCTGATCCCGCAGATCTGGCGGTACGCGCTGCCGGGCCTGGGCAACGTCTGGCAAATGAGCCTGAAAGACTCCGCGCTGATTTCGGTGATTGGCCTGGTGGAACTGATGCGCGCCAGCCAGGTGGCGGCGGGTTCCACGCGCCAGTACTTCACGTTCTACATCGTCGGCGGCGTGTGCTACCTGATTCTGACCGGACTTTCGGGCCGTCTTTTCAATATTGCCGAAGCGCGCGTACAGCGTACGCAGCGGCGCAATCCTGCACAGTCGTGA
- a CDS encoding NADPH-dependent 2,4-dienoyl-CoA reductase, producing the protein MTAAAYPHLLAPLDLGFTTLRNRTLMGSMHTGLEEKPGGFERMAAYFAERARGGVGLMVTGGIGPNDEGGVYGGAAKLTTDEEAQKHKIVTRAVHEAGGKICMQILHAGRYAYSPKQVAPSAIQAPINPFKPKELDEEGIEKQINDFVTCSVLAQVAEYDGVEIMGSEGYFINQFLAAHTNHRTDRWGGSYENRMRLPVEIVRRVREAVGPNFIIIFRLSMLDLVEGGSTWEEIVQLAKAIEQAGATIINTGIGWHEARIPTIATKVPRGAFSKVTAKLRGAVQIPLITTNRINTPEIAEQILAEGDADMVSMARPFLADPDFVNKAAEGRADEINTCIGCNQACLDHTFGGKLTTCLVNPRACYETELNYLPVKQIKKIAVVGAGPAGLAAATVAAERGHQVTLFDSASEIGGQFNIAKRVPGKEEFFETLRYFKRKLQTTHVELCLDTRVDVEQLVAGGYDEIILATGIAPRIPAIPGVENAKVLSYLDVILERKPVGHRVAVIGAGGIGFDVSEFLVHQGVSTSLDREAFWKEWGIDTHLEARGGVAGIKPERHAPAREVFLLQRKTSKVGDGLGKTTGWIHRTGLKNKQVQMLNSVEYLKIDDEGLHIRIGAEGEPKVLAVDNIVICAGQDPLRELQDGLVAAGQNVHLIGGADVAAELDAKRAINQGSRLAAEL; encoded by the coding sequence ATGACCGCTGCTGCCTACCCGCACTTGCTGGCCCCGTTGGACCTGGGTTTTACCACCCTGCGCAACCGCACCCTGATGGGCTCGATGCACACCGGCCTTGAAGAAAAACCCGGTGGCTTCGAGCGCATGGCGGCCTATTTTGCCGAACGTGCCCGTGGCGGCGTGGGCCTGATGGTCACCGGAGGCATTGGCCCCAACGATGAAGGTGGGGTGTATGGCGGTGCGGCCAAGCTGACCACCGACGAAGAAGCGCAGAAGCACAAGATCGTCACCCGGGCGGTGCACGAGGCGGGCGGCAAGATCTGCATGCAGATCCTCCACGCCGGGCGTTATGCCTACAGCCCGAAGCAGGTGGCACCGAGCGCAATCCAGGCGCCGATCAACCCGTTCAAGCCCAAAGAGCTGGACGAAGAAGGCATCGAAAAACAGATCAATGATTTCGTCACCTGCTCGGTGCTGGCCCAGGTCGCCGAGTACGACGGCGTGGAAATCATGGGTTCGGAAGGCTACTTCATCAACCAGTTCCTCGCCGCCCACACCAACCACCGCACCGACCGTTGGGGTGGCAGCTACGAAAACCGCATGCGTCTGCCGGTGGAAATCGTGCGCCGGGTGCGCGAAGCCGTAGGCCCGAATTTCATCATCATCTTCCGCCTGTCGATGCTCGACCTGGTGGAAGGCGGCAGCACCTGGGAAGAGATCGTGCAGTTGGCCAAGGCCATCGAGCAGGCCGGTGCAACGATCATCAACACCGGCATCGGCTGGCACGAAGCGCGGATCCCGACCATCGCCACCAAGGTGCCGCGTGGCGCGTTCAGCAAGGTCACCGCGAAGTTGCGCGGTGCGGTGCAGATTCCATTGATCACCACCAACCGAATCAACACCCCGGAAATCGCCGAGCAGATTTTGGCCGAAGGCGATGCCGACATGGTCTCGATGGCTCGCCCATTCCTCGCCGACCCGGACTTCGTCAACAAGGCTGCCGAAGGCCGCGCCGATGAGATCAACACCTGCATCGGCTGCAACCAGGCCTGCCTGGACCACACCTTCGGCGGCAAGCTGACCACCTGCCTGGTCAACCCGCGTGCGTGCTACGAGACCGAGCTCAACTACCTGCCGGTCAAGCAGATCAAGAAAATCGCCGTGGTCGGTGCCGGTCCTGCGGGCCTGGCGGCCGCCACCGTCGCCGCCGAACGTGGGCATCAAGTGACGCTGTTCGATTCGGCCAGCGAGATCGGCGGCCAGTTCAACATCGCCAAGCGTGTGCCGGGCAAGGAAGAGTTCTTCGAGACCCTGCGCTACTTCAAGCGCAAGTTGCAGACCACTCACGTCGAACTGTGCCTGGACACCCGGGTCGACGTTGAGCAGCTTGTTGCGGGCGGTTATGACGAGATCATCCTCGCGACCGGCATCGCGCCGCGTATTCCGGCGATTCCCGGCGTGGAAAACGCCAAGGTATTGAGCTACCTCGACGTGATCCTGGAGCGTAAGCCGGTGGGCCATCGCGTGGCGGTGATTGGTGCCGGCGGTATCGGTTTTGACGTCTCGGAATTCCTCGTGCACCAGGGCGTGTCCACCAGCCTGGACCGCGAGGCGTTCTGGAAAGAGTGGGGCATCGACACCCACCTGGAAGCCCGCGGCGGTGTGGCCGGGATCAAGCCCGAGCGCCATGCGCCGGCGCGTGAAGTGTTCCTGTTGCAGCGCAAGACCTCCAAGGTCGGCGACGGCCTGGGCAAGACCACCGGCTGGATCCACCGCACCGGCTTGAAGAACAAGCAGGTGCAGATGCTCAACAGTGTCGAGTACCTGAAGATCGACGATGAGGGCCTGCACATCCGCATCGGCGCCGAGGGTGAACCGAAGGTGCTGGCGGTGGACAACATCGTGATCTGCGCCGGGCAGGACCCGCTGCGGGAATTGCAGGATGGCCTGGTGGCGGCCGGGCAGAACGTGCACCTGATCGGCGGCGCGGACGTGGCGGCCGAACTGGATGCCAAGCGCGCCATCAACCAGGGTTCGCGCCTGGCGGCCGAGCTGTAA
- a CDS encoding prolyl-tRNA synthetase associated domain-containing protein: MLQPKDVLHLLDTCSIAYEYVEHSAVRTCEEADKLDIGISGQAVKNIFLCDAKGLNPTLVVLKSEQRLDLRALSQTLGLKGLRFASPRRLMETLGVEPGAVSLLGLCNDVQRVTQVVIAEEVWNGDRILCHPLVNTATLSIAVRDMARLLEHLGFTPILTANPAPTPDT; encoded by the coding sequence ATGCTTCAACCCAAAGACGTTCTACACCTGCTCGACACCTGCTCCATTGCCTATGAATACGTGGAACACAGCGCCGTGCGCACCTGCGAAGAAGCCGACAAACTGGACATCGGAATCAGCGGGCAGGCGGTCAAGAACATCTTCCTGTGCGATGCCAAAGGCTTGAATCCCACCCTGGTGGTGCTCAAGAGCGAGCAGCGCCTGGACCTGCGTGCACTCTCGCAAACCCTCGGCCTCAAGGGCCTGAGATTCGCCTCGCCGCGCCGCCTGATGGAAACCCTGGGCGTGGAGCCGGGAGCGGTGTCATTGCTGGGGTTGTGCAATGACGTGCAGCGCGTCACCCAGGTTGTGATCGCCGAAGAGGTGTGGAACGGCGACAGGATTCTCTGCCATCCACTGGTGAATACCGCGACCCTGTCGATCGCAGTCCGCGATATGGCGCGACTGCTTGAGCACCTGGGATTCACGCCAATACTCACCGCGAACCCTGCCCCCACGCCTGACACCTGA